A portion of the Punica granatum isolate Tunisia-2019 chromosome 7, ASM765513v2, whole genome shotgun sequence genome contains these proteins:
- the LOC116214472 gene encoding uncharacterized protein LOC116214472 — MRHRWALMRDFNAIKCIEEVKVVGRKVVIDQSMRDFADFMDSTELTDHSFIGCCFTWSNKRQEGFQARKINRVLVNEKWFREEIASTIEFLPPGLSDHCPAMLKFGEKENAGPRPFKFFHFWTEHSGYMELVERVWLNTQEGSPMDVLYKKLRNLKTHLRDFNKTEFGNVHAQVTDIQHELARVQSTLMDSACESPEAIKKETDLRVKLLAALDREEKLLKQKSMVEWLRVEDQNTSFFHKAVRGRMTQSTIRVLYPNSGAKLEGVQEIKAEAVKFFEGLLGTKDECIGGVLASKLSSILKRKVPLSKYQLLLSPIEDEEIKKALFSMGILRRDVNSTIIALDPKKGKADLRNYHRHGVSPRCAIKIDLMKAFDFLSWDFILNSLEVMGFPPIFLWWIKGCISSPYFSVAINGSLAGYFLDQRGVRQGDPLSPYLFVIAMEVFSQLMESAAIEGKIDYHPRYKPLKLTHLCFVDDLLLFTNGSKESITAILDLLNTFYHWFGLKLNPEKSEIFTGGISDEYVTDLVIGSGFKRGMLPVRYLGLPLVYGKFSSKHCEALTKRIVKRIRSWSVKHPSYVGRVQLINSVLFSMANYWCYHFILLKKVIKLVYQKCRSFLRKGLEQHASGSKISWETACLPKAEGGLGIEDLSL, encoded by the exons ATGAGGCATAGGTGGGCATTGATGAGAGATTTCAATGCTATCAAATGCATTGAGGAGGTTAAAGTTGTTGGTAGGAAGGTGGTCATCGACCAGAGCATGAGAGATTTTGCTGATTTCATGGACTCAACTGAGCTCACAGACCACTCTTTTATAGGCTGTTGCTTTACGTGGAGCAACAAACGCCAAGAGGGATTCCAAGCTAGGAAGATCAATCGAGTCCTTGTTAATGAAAAATGGTTTCGGGAAGAGATAGCATCTACTATAGAATTCCTCCCTCCTGGTCTCTCTGATCACTGCCCAGCTATGTTGAAGTTTGGCGAAAAGGAGAATGCAGGTCCCAGACCATTCAAATTCTTTCACTTCTGGACAGAACACTCGGGGTATATGGAGCTTGTAGAGAGAGTCTGGTTAAACACTCAAGAGGGTTCCCCTATGGATGTGCTATATAAGAAGTTGAGAAACCTCAAGACGCATCTTAGGGATTTCAACAAAACTGAGTTTGGGAACGTGCATGCGCAGGTCACTGACATACAACACGAACTTGCCCGGGTTCAATCCACTTTGATGGATAGTGCCTGTGAGTCCCCTGAAGCTATCAAAAAGGAAACGGACTTGAGGGTAAAGCTACTAGCCGCACTTGACAGAGAGGAGAAGCTTCTGAAACAAAAATCTATGGTGGAATGGCTAAGAGTAGAAGATCAAAACACCTCATTCTTTCACAAAGCAGTAAGGGGTAGAATGACTCAATCCACCATAAGAGTCCTCTACCCCAATTCGGGTGCCAAGCTAGAAGGAGTGCAGGAAATTAAAgctgaagcagtaaaattcTTTGAGGGTCTTCTAGGGACAAAGGATGAATGTATTGGGGGGGTCTTGGCTTCTAAGCTTTCCTCCATCCTCAAGAGGAAAGTTCCCCTCTCCAAATATCAGTTGCTCCTCTCACCTATAGAAGATGAGGAGATCAAAAAAGCCTTATTCTCTATGG GAATTCTTCGAAGGGACGTAAATTCGACTATCATTGCCCTTGATCCAAAGAAGGGAAAAGCTGACT TGAGGAACTACCATAGGCATGGAGTCTCCCCTCGCTGTGCTATCAAGATAGATCTTATGAAGGCCTTTGACTTCTTAAGCTGGGATTTCATTCTCAACAGCTTAGAAGTCATGGGATTTCCCCCTATTTTTCTTTGGTGGATAAAAGGATGCATCTCCTCGCCTTATTTCTCTGTGGCGATTAATGGGTCCCTAGCTGGATACTTCCTAGACCAACGAGGAGTCAGACAAGGAGACCCACTATCCCCTTATCTTTTTGTTATTGCCATGGAGGTGTTCTCTCAACTTATGGAATCGGCTGCAATTGAAGGTAAAATCGACTACCATCCAAGATATAAGCCACTTAAACTAACCCATCTATGCTTTGTGGATGATCTGCTGCTTTTCACAAATGGTTCTAAGGAGTCCATCACTGCCATTCTTGATTTACTGAACACTTTTTATCATTGGTTTGGTCTGAAGTTGAATCCTGAAAAGTCTGAGATTTTCACGGGAGGAATCTCTGATGAATATGTTACTGACCTGGTGATTGGATCTGGTTTTAAAAGAGGTATGTTGCCTGTGCGTTATTTAGGTCTCCCTCTTGTCTATGGGAAATTCTCATCTAAGCATTGTGAAGCTCTTACAAAGagaattgtgaaaagaatcAGGAGCTGGTCTGTGAAGCACCCGTCTTATGTAGGCAGGGTGCAGTTGATCAACTCAGTTCTCTTCAGCATGGCTAATTACTGGTGCTACCACTTCATTCTCCTGAAAAAAGTCATCAAGTTAGTGTATCAGAAATGTCGATCCTTCCTTCGGAAAGGTCTCGAGCAACATGCAAGTGGGAGCAAGATCAGTTGGGAGACCGCTTGCCTTCCCAAAGCTGAAGGAGGTCTCGGTATCGAGGACTTGAGTTTGTAG
- the LOC116214330 gene encoding amino acid transporter AVT1I isoform X2 produces MEAQSHDLDVPLLVDEKQETGFARKVEEVESPDCEDNPRGCTSFFKTCFNGLNALSGVGILSTPFALASGGWLSLLLLFAIAITAFYSGLLIQRCMDSDPSIRTYPDIGERAFGRTGRLLISVFMYVELFLVATGFLILEGDNLYNLLPSVEFEIGGFLSSKQSLVVIVALIVLPTVWVDNLSILSYVSASGVLASGIILLSIFWTSAFDGVGFRQKGRLVNWSGIPTAVSLYGFCYCAHPVFPTIYNSMKKKHQFTSVLVVCFILCTLGYASMAVMGYLMFGDAVESQITLNLPVGKLSSKIAIYTTLVNPICKYAIMVTPIVNAAKRRFPWPHNKKPLRIFISTALVISTVIVAICVPFFGYLMSLVGAFLSVSASIILPCLCYLKISGAYRSFGFESVTIGAIILLGVLVAVLGTYTALEEIVMHW; encoded by the exons ATGGAAGCACAGTCGCACGACCTGGACGTGCCTCTGTTGGTTGATGAGAAGCAGGAGACCGGGTTCGCACGGAAGGTTGAGGAGGTCGAGTCACCGGACTGTGAGGATAACCCTAGAGGCTGCACTTCTTTCTTCAAAACCTGTTTCAATGGCCTTAATGCTCTCTCAG GAGTTGGGATATTGTCCACCCCGTTTGCGCTCGCATCAGGAGGATGGCTAAGCCTACTACTCCTCTTTGCAATCGCAATCACCGCCTTCTACTCAGGCCTGCTCATCCAGAGGTGCATGGACTCAGACCCGAGCATCAGAACGTACCCTGACATAGGAGAACGCGCATTTGGTAGAACAGGACGGCTCCTGATCTCAGTTTTTATGTATGTTGAGCTCTTTCTAGTGGCGACAGGATTCTTGATCCTGGAAGGGGACAACCTTTACAATCTACTTCCCAGTGTGGAGTTCGAGATTGGCGGATTCCTTAGCAGCAAACAAAGCCTTGTGGTAATCGTCGCCCTCATCGTGCTTCCCACAGTCTGGGTGGACAATTTGAGCATCCTTTCCTATGTATCGGCAAGTGGAGTTCTAGCTTCGGGTATTATTCTTCTGTCAATTTTTTGGACCAGTGCATTCGATGGAGTCGGGTTCCGACAGAAGGGGAGGCTTGTGAACTGGAGTGGAATCCCGACAGCTGTTAGCTTGTACGGTTTCTGTTACTGTGCACACCCAGTTTTTCCGACCATTTACAATTCCATGAAGAAGAAACATCAATTTACGTCT GTCCTTGTGGTTTGCTTCATCCTCTGCACGCTCGGTTATGCTTCAATGGCCGTCATGGGGTACCTGATGTTCGGAGATGCTGTTGAATCTCAGATAACTCTCAACCTTCCAGTCGGGAAACTGAGCTCGAAGATTGCAATCTACACAACCCTCGTGAATCCCATCTGCAAGTACGCTATAATGGTGACCCCCATTGTGAATGCCGCCAAACGACGCTTCCCGTGGCCCCACAACAAGAAGCCACTTCGGATTTTCATTAGTACAGCATTGGTGATAAGCACCGTCATCGTTGCCATCTGTGTCCCGTTCTTTGGGTACCTTATGTCCTTGGTTGGAGCTTTTCTCAGTGTATCAGCGTCAATAATTCTCCCGTGCCTGTGTTACTTGAAGATTTCAGGTGCGTACAGAAGTTTCGGGTTTGAAAGCGTCACGATAGGAGCCATCATTCTATTGGGAGTATTGGTCGCAGTCTTGGGAACTTATACGGCTCTCGAGGAGATAGTCATGCACTGGTAG